From Daucus carota subsp. sativus chromosome 6, DH1 v3.0, whole genome shotgun sequence:
AACACATTCAACGCTACAACTCATGAACTAGGAAACCTCAACACTGAGCCTTTCAGGACAGTCAAGAATCAACATCTTTTATGATATATTACTGAACCTCAAAAATGAGCCAGTTAAAAATCATCATCTTTTATGGTCTACTTTCTAGGTGCCTTGTCAAATTCCTTCGCAACAATACTCATTTTCAACTACTTTTACACCGCATCTGATTCCAacttaaagaaattaaaaactCGAAGTGATCTTGTATATATCCATATCCTTTATCTGTACTAATCTTATAACATGTTACGAACTTTGTGGATGCTAATTCTGTATTACACTCTTTACCTTTAAACATATCACATTTTATAATGCTAGATCTGAAGAGATGTATATCAAGGTCAGTCGGAGCATGTTTCTACTGAACTATACTCCAATccattttttttcttgattaGACTAGCCTCCACTTGGTTCTACACTGGTTGTTAAatgttgtaatatatatatagtgttcATCGGTTTGAATTTTGGATGTTAAAACTGGTAACTGGTAAGTTACCTGGTGCAAAGTTTGTTAATTCTGTTTTAGATTCCCTCGGAACTGGCGATCCAAATATCTTTCTTTTACTTTGGAAGTGTGATCAGTGATGAACGATGGTGAACATTTGTTAATTGTGTTTCAGATTGAATCATTTcaaattatgatttcttttGTAAACCATTATGCCTATGGATTTCActcattttttcttcttttttgctaAATCGTCTTTCCTGTTTTACTATCCACAAATAAAACAGTTTTTACAAATGTTCCATTTGGGAAAATGTATTTTGGAGAGaaatagtatattaaaaatataataaacagaTTTGGTACTAACAATCCcatttttatgtataaataaacTAACCACTGTGACTACTGGATGAAATATTTTCGGAACAAAAACATTTATTCAATTGCATCAAATTAAGAAGAATAATCTGTGCTTCATGTCATCTGACAACTCAGTagtagagagagaaatgaaCCGGTGATCGAAACAAGTAATTTTCTTGTTAATTATCTTTATCGCTTTAGAATTTAAGCAAGCATTTATTTCTTTGCAAGGTACTCATAAGAGGGGTGTAAGAAGATTCCACAGATTCAAGTTCCATGAAGTTCAACTTGAATTTCCAAGTAGATTATGTTATTACATCTGACACGCAGACTGTGATTAATACAACTGAGCTGATTATATGTCAACAACTGAAAATACGCAGCAATAAAGAATCTTGAAAATGACTTACTTAGCATACATTGAACGTAATCCACGCCAAGTTTCGGATACCTGAGGCTTGTTCTGCGTTTGCTGTGAGGCCTGTAGGCCGTATAAAGATTTTAGCTGCTtgcttattagcttgctgtcaTTAACTGCCTGTTGGAGCTCCAAATCATCAGCCCACCACTGGTCCAACCCATGTGCCTCGAGAAACCTTTGCTTTCCCTTCGACATCACAAATAGCTTTGCAGCAGCCGCTTGCCCGGCTATCTGACCCACATTCTCCTTGTCTATCTGCTTCACTTCTGCTCCCGCAGGATCAGTATAATAGCAGCAAATATAGTCACTGGTGTTCACATATAAATGCGGCATCCATTTGTTCTGTCCAGTACAAGAACTTTTGCCGTCATCCCCGCTGCCTTGAGTTTCAGTGGCATAAGGAAGCATTGCTCTAATTCTTTTCCAGGCAAAACCAGCTCTTTCACTGATATTCTTTAAACTCATGGCAAGTGAAACAGATGGTGGATTAAACAGATGTGTCTCCACATAAATTCCCTGCTTGGCCAATGCTTTCCCTACTTGAAGGGCAAAACCTGCCCCTAGGGAATGACCTGCTATGCAAACATTGTTACTTCCATACTTATCAGCAATAGATTTCAAAGCAACTAAAGCTCCATTAAATCTGACAGAACCCTTTAAGCTTTCCCAAGCTAGAAATCGAAGGTCATCTTCTATGTCTCGTCTAAATGTGAGACTTTTGAGTAGAGTACCCCGGAGAACTAACACAGCCCTAGGTGCCCCACTGGGTCTAACCAGTACAAAGTCAGCCAAAGCTGCAGCCCTATCCCATTCAAGTATTGCGCCATATATGGATCCATCTCTATCATCTATTAACGTTTGGGAGAGCTTGTACTTAAAAGGTATCCACCATTTTGCAGCAAGAGCAGTTTGCTCTGATTTATTTTCTTGTCTGTCAAGTTCAAGCAGGTAAACTGCTTGTATGAAGCAGGCAATGACTGTCCTCTTATAATTGCCATCCTTCctaaagaaaataatttgtatgttaaattttaattgactaaattatgaaacataaaacattaaGTGCAACGAATCTATCAActatgaaaaaaaatcttatactACAAGAGACGAGCATCAATTCAGTTTAAATGAAAGTTTCAGTGCTTTTATCCGATGACCGGATGCGGTCAGTTAACAGAACTGAAACATTTTGGTTAACCGAACTGAATGAAGACGCCTACTCAACAAATTTTCATGTCAGTAAAGTTTAAGCCATAATGATGTTCACATGCTGAAATCACAAGGTCCGATTATTGATTACTAAGCATAAGGGCAAATGGAGAGCAAAGCTAATCGCCAATCAAACGGGGTGAAGCTATTGTGGCAAATGACATGGAAACCGGCAAACCAGGTCAACAGTACTGAATATCAATCTCTATCAAATTTAAAGCGAAAAGAATGTATCAAATAAATTTGACGCTCCTTTATGACGATATACTTCACACTCTCAAGCAATAAGCATAATTAGAGCATAAGGGCATAGTCTGCACAGTGGCGGAGCTAGCTTTCAGAATGAGGGTGGGGGAAATTGCACTaattttttcttccaaaaatcaatttatagatatataaaggTCAAAATCAATTAAAGTAAACTCCTATCAACACAATAGAACTCCCATAGTAACTTTGGCCAGATTTATTATACTTATATCAATTTATTAggcaaaatacaaataaaataaataattttaatcttgaTATTTATTAGCGTATGAATAAATATCAAACTAAATCTTTCCGCAGTAAAaaagcaatgcaaaaaaaaacctGTAAATAGGGAAAAAAGAATATTGAAAGTGTGTATATAACAAGAACTACAATTTCAGAAgttataaattgtttttaatatattataatatcttgaaaatcATTTTAGTTATACCCATATGCACAAAGAACTTTTATTTATGGCCATGACACCACTTCTTGACAGTTGGCATTACTAAAAAAAAACTTGATCATGGAGAGTTGAGGGTAGGCGGTGGCAAACCCTGGGCCTTGAGTGGCTCCACCCTTGACTCTGTGTAGTTACAGATAACTGTAGAGTATACAAAATCGAGACAACTGCCTTGCAAATAATGTGTGCAATCCTTGGCCAATGACTAACATGTGGCTGACAACTTAAGCTCTCAATGACTTGGAACAAAATATCATTTAGCTGATGTAAAATGAACTGTGTTCAAGTATTAACTTTAATCGGTGCTTTGTTGCGTTCATTTGGATGGAACGGAGTGGGGGAGGAATTGAATGAAATTTGCACTCTAAATTGGGGGTGAATAGAGAAAAGgttaataattttcattccttcaatcattccattacAAACTATTTAAACATGCTCCTTTCACTTTTTCATCATATTTTTCTACAATCTTCAATCTCCATCATTAAAAATTGAGACCCGATCATATTTACTCACTATTTTCtcattctttcttctttttccatAAAACTTGTTTATAAAAATTGCAAGTACAGATACAACACCATGATGGCAGTGGTCGAAACCAAACAATGAAAATAACTGATGATTCCACAACCAAACCCTAGCAATTTAACAAAAcgcagaagaaaaaaaaagattaaaaagcgTTACCAACTAGAATTGAGAAGATCACGCCAACTAGGCGAAGACACTTTACGAGGCCCCGACACGTGAAAAGCAAAGGGATGATCACTACTAGGGTTGTTCACCGCCACCGCCGGCGAAGTGATTTCATTGACTTGCTTCACCGCCGCCATCTCCGCGGCCGTCGTCTCcgccattatatatatataagcaagaCGAAGACAACAACTAAGCTACTATTGTGATTCGTATTCCTTCGCCACTGAATTGAATTGGGGTTATCTTTTTCTTCGCATCCGATTCCTATTTGTTTCGATTAAGAGTCACCTCTAATTGTGATTACAGACGAGTTTATTAGTTTTCACTTTTCACTAAACGCTACTAACCGtccatttcatattttatttcccGGTTTATTTCCTTGGGGCTGTGTTAACCGTTGCCCTTTAATATAATCACACTCTATAATCCTTTTCTTAGCTCTAAAGTGTTTACGCAAAATCCTTTTTTATTGGTTTGgtatgtattttaattaaaagccgttttgttaaatttaaaattatgatttataatttaatattacttAATATGATTAGTGgaagtttaaattatttgtttggataattttttctCACTAATGAATAATGAGTTATAAagaatgtaataataaaaataaaattgatttatgaataatttatgatttatgggTAAAATCTGATGTGACACAATTAGACAGTAGGTCGATTAAGGTCAACTCCATTCAACGGCCGTGAAATTTTTAATGTGTTTAATGATCTATGTGATATGcatttaagtaatttaattgaaaaattttcaattttataatcCAAGTGGAAAATCGTAATCAACTAGTAAGACCATTTAACCCTCAAGATGAGAGAAACACAAGAGGGAGTAGTCTACATTTGTCAAACAAAATTTGTGATATACGGCCTGCATGCCAGCTCAGCTTTCTAAAGTATTCTTTTTAGGTTGTGGGTTGATCTCGTTCCGGTTTGATTTAGATTAGAGATAAAATCGGAACCAAACCATACATTACtcgtttttaaaatttcaaactaacTTATGACCCGCAAATCAACTAACTCGGACTAACCGGTGCGATTTCTGATGGTTCAGTTAAAAAGATTGATCGGTTCATGACTAAGGCTTATACTCAGAAATGAGGATTCAATGAACAATACTAATGTATTATCATTTTGTCTTTATTAAGCGCACAAGTTcacatagttaaattaaaatataaattttagtctaaaaaaatacataaactcaAATCATATTGCAGTTGGTATTCATGAAGTAAGTAACTAAACAGCAATCCATcaagtataaattataaaattaatatatttatatagatataatattttgtacatataatatattaaatatttatatatatatatatgcggtttgattttataacgggttgattaaatataaaactgaaACCAACTCACAAAATACTGTTTCTTAGATTAGTCGAATTGAAGCCGTAAATCTCATTTCAGTTATGGTTTGGATCGGATTGGTTTATACCGATATTAAAGTTTAAACCAGACTATGATTACTCTAGTTGCAATGCTGGTCTATGTAATTACAAAGTTTCGAAAAGGTTTTAAGaaatgtattttgaaattttctctatgagaaattgtatatttataatttatattaaataattaatatatttttataaaagactTTCTAGACTTTGCTATTTgtgaaaaaaattttaaaatataacttcaAGTAATATACCTGCTAaggtataaataaaaattttaaactaatatctattttgataatttgtattatatgtaatttgttagtttttaaaaataatgaaaataaattttataatttatccaTTTACACgatgatattaatttttaatatacaaaattataaatataagttATTTAAAAAAGTATCTTTAGGATTATATTTTTAAGCTGTTTTATAGTTTTAAATTATCTTCCGACGCATCTACTTTTCAAGCCAGAAGCCAATTAAGCTGAGGTAGACGGGATCGTATATGAATATAAGGGAAATTTTACAATTTCCAGCAGAAATATTTTCCATGTTTATCTATTCTTGAGTTAAAGTAAcctggtactccctccgtccctttttacatgtcccttttgaaaaaaaaaattgtcccaaattacttgtccacttctcttttcaaagcactttttgtatgttttttcaaaatgtaacaatttccaatgtttgactagcatatatatatacacaactctatctaattcattacatttattagagatatatatgaaaacaagatatccacctaacattttcttaagatgcgtaattttttcaaaagggacaagtaaaaagggacggagggagtatttaataaAGTTTGAGCTCAAACTATACAATCCAAATGCCAAAAATATTATTACCAAACCACAGCATGTACTTATAAGTTAATACGACTGTAAATTTTACACCAAAAAGCTTAGTCATCATTGAGAATATAACATGAGTTTCCTCAAGGTACCTCTGCTGAAGCTGATTTTCTTCTCCTCGATGGGCACCGAAATGGCATTCATCTCTTGATCAGTAGGTTGGAT
This genomic window contains:
- the LOC108224828 gene encoding GDSL esterase/lipase At4g10955 → MAETTAAEMAAVKQVNEITSPAVAVNNPSSDHPFAFHVSGPRKVSSPSWRDLLNSSWKDGNYKRTVIACFIQAVYLLELDRQENKSEQTALAAKWWIPFKYKLSQTLIDDRDGSIYGAILEWDRAAALADFVLVRPSGAPRAVLVLRGTLLKSLTFRRDIEDDLRFLAWESLKGSVRFNGALVALKSIADKYGSNNVCIAGHSLGAGFALQVGKALAKQGIYVETHLFNPPSVSLAMSLKNISERAGFAWKRIRAMLPYATETQGSGDDGKSSCTGQNKWMPHLYVNTSDYICCYYTDPAGAEVKQIDKENVGQIAGQAAAAKLFVMSKGKQRFLEAHGLDQWWADDLELQQAVNDSKLISKQLKSLYGLQASQQTQNKPQVSETWRGLRSMYAK